From the genome of Latilactobacillus curvatus JCM 1096 = DSM 20019:
CATAAATAAACCAACCATCACCCATTCTTCAATCATTCTTGCTGTTAAATTAATATTTAATTTACTTTGCAAATAATATTCGCCAATAGTGCTTCGTACACCTAAGATAATAACAATAGAAATCATAATGAAAGAAAAGCTTTTAAATACAAACGTATTCAAAATAGTTAACAAAATAGATATGATTAGAGAAATCATATTAACGTTTAATAATATCTTCTCCATTCTTAAAGTTTTCATAAACGTATTTACCAGCAGTTCAAATTTCCCGTCAAATATACATATTGGAAATAACAATCCCATATAAATTAAACTTTCCTTATACTTTGGAAGCCAAATCTCAAGTCCTGTCGCAACAGGGTAGTAAATCAGTAACCCCGTGAACAAAACAAGCATTATAATCGTTCTCATATGACCATAAATTAGTCTATATTTTTCAGACGAAACTCTTCTTAACACAGGAAATAGAACCAAACTAATTGCCGTTACAAAAACCATCATCATATTAGAAATATTCATTGTCAGCGATAGTTTTCCAAATTCTTTAACTCCCCATCTGTATTGAACCCCGTATCGAACAATCCCAATAATCAACATACTTGTAAAGTTTGCGAACACTAGTTTCGAACCCACAACTATATTCTCTCGCATTTCTTCAAAATCAAAACCACTAAATTTAGCAAATACAATCTCTCGACAGAAATAAATTGCTAATCCAAAAGTAACAAGTTTCCCCAATAAGTCACTTACAACAAAGTAACGATAATCAGTCCAACTAAATATTAAACATAACAGTATTCCACCTAGATATATAAATCTATTAGTCACTGTTACAATTACATATTCCTTTATACGATTAGTTCCTTGCAGAATATATAGTAACATTTGCTGCATATTCACTAAAACTACAGCAATCGCACACATTTCTAAAATAAATTGGTTATTTGCTCCCCCTTTAAATAGGGCAATACTCCAAATTACTAACGCCACAATAATTTCTAATATGAATGACATAACAAATTGAGAATTAAACTTACTGTAATTTATCTCCCGATACTCAGTTCCACCATATCGCAAGTAGATTCCATCAAACCACCCGAAATGTAGTACTCCAACATACGAGGTATAAAATATATACAACTGAAAGAAGCCGTATTGTTCTATAGAAATTATTTTAGGAACAATGAAAACAACAATCGTAGATATTAATAAGGATACTAAATTTGATGAAATTGCATATGCAAAATTCTTAAAAAACTGTTTAGCTTTCATAATTCCCCCCT
Proteins encoded in this window:
- a CDS encoding oligosaccharide flippase family protein, with protein sequence MKAKQFFKNFAYAISSNLVSLLISTIVVFIVPKIISIEQYGFFQLYIFYTSYVGVLHFGWFDGIYLRYGGTEYREINYSKFNSQFVMSFILEIIVALVIWSIALFKGGANNQFILEMCAIAVVLVNMQQMLLYILQGTNRIKEYVIVTVTNRFIYLGGILLCLIFSWTDYRYFVVSDLLGKLVTFGLAIYFCREIVFAKFSGFDFEEMRENIVVGSKLVFANFTSMLIIGIVRYGVQYRWGVKEFGKLSLTMNISNMMMVFVTAISLVLFPVLRRVSSEKYRLIYGHMRTIIMLVLFTGLLIYYPVATGLEIWLPKYKESLIYMGLLFPICIFDGKFELLVNTFMKTLRMEKILLNVNMISLIISILLTILNTFVFKSFSFIMISIVIILGVRSTIGEYYLQSKLNINLTARMIEEWVMVGLFMLISWSVSFPFSMIIYAAVLMIYVLINIRNIKDGYYYIKKIV